The Streptomyces europaeiscabiei genome window below encodes:
- a CDS encoding ATP-binding cassette domain-containing protein translates to MVQPLLALRGVSKRFAAVQALVDVELEIRAGEVVALVGDNAAGKSTLVKVISGVGPADRGVIEWEGAAVQIRRPQDAQLLGIAAVYQDLAMCGNLDVVGNLFLGREIHRFGVLDEVEMERRTRELLRTLSIRIPDVRVPLATLSGGQRQVVAITRSFVSAPRLLLLDEPTASLGLEQTNQLLDLIEELRDRGTGVLLISHNMGDIKAVADRIAVLRLGRNNGFFNVSTTSQEQIISSITGAVDNAANHRPTDPEETWP, encoded by the coding sequence GTGGTTCAGCCTCTGCTGGCGTTGCGCGGTGTGTCCAAACGCTTCGCCGCCGTCCAGGCGCTGGTGGACGTCGAACTGGAGATCAGGGCCGGTGAGGTGGTCGCCCTGGTGGGCGACAACGCCGCCGGGAAGTCCACCCTGGTCAAGGTGATCTCGGGGGTCGGTCCCGCCGACAGGGGCGTCATCGAGTGGGAGGGCGCCGCGGTACAGATCCGGCGGCCCCAGGACGCCCAGCTCCTCGGGATCGCGGCCGTCTACCAGGACCTCGCGATGTGCGGAAACCTCGACGTCGTCGGCAACCTCTTCCTCGGCCGGGAGATCCACCGGTTCGGCGTCCTCGACGAGGTGGAGATGGAGCGCCGGACCCGTGAGCTGCTGCGCACCCTCTCCATCCGCATCCCCGACGTCCGCGTACCGCTCGCCACCCTGTCCGGCGGACAGCGCCAGGTCGTCGCGATCACCCGCTCGTTCGTCAGCGCGCCCAGACTCCTCCTGCTCGACGAGCCCACCGCCTCCCTGGGCCTGGAACAGACCAACCAGCTCCTCGACCTCATCGAGGAACTGCGCGACCGGGGCACCGGGGTCCTCCTCATCAGCCACAACATGGGGGACATCAAGGCCGTCGCCGACCGGATCGCCGTCCTGCGCCTCGGCCGCAACAACGGCTTCTTCAACGTGAGCACCACCTCGCAGGAGCAGATCATCTCCTCCATCACCGGCGCGGTGGACAACGCCGCCAACCACCGCCCCACCGACCCGGAGGAGACGTGGCCGTGA
- the chvE gene encoding multiple monosaccharide ABC transporter substrate-binding protein yields the protein MPNRRAALAALAGAVSLALTVSACGGQTSESTPERGTIGIAMPTRASERWLTDGKSVVEDLQAKGYKTELLYGEDNPRTQVSQIQKLIKQGVDALIVAAIDNKSLNGALEQAAAADIPVISYDRLILGSKNVDYYVSFDNEQVGRLQARHIIEKLGLEDGKGPFNIELFAGSPDDNNTKFFFDGAMHLLQPYLDNKQLVVPSGQTELDQITTLRWDGPTAQKRMTGVLAESYGSKQVDAVLSPYDGISIGVLTALKAVGYGTAGKPLPVITGQDAELASVKSIIAGEQSQTVFKDLRQLAEVAANMADDILNGETPELNNRRAYKNGVKAVPAYLLQPISVDKSNYEYVLAASDLYTDDELK from the coding sequence ATGCCCAACCGAAGAGCCGCCCTTGCCGCCCTCGCCGGAGCGGTCTCCCTCGCCCTCACGGTGTCCGCCTGTGGCGGCCAGACCAGCGAGAGCACCCCCGAACGCGGCACCATCGGCATCGCCATGCCGACCCGGGCCTCCGAGCGCTGGCTCACCGACGGCAAGAGCGTTGTCGAGGACCTCCAGGCCAAGGGGTACAAGACCGAGCTGCTCTACGGCGAGGACAACCCGCGGACCCAGGTCTCGCAGATCCAGAAACTGATCAAGCAGGGCGTCGACGCACTGATCGTCGCGGCCATCGACAACAAGTCGCTGAACGGCGCGCTCGAACAGGCCGCCGCCGCGGACATTCCCGTGATCTCCTACGACCGACTCATCCTCGGCTCCAAGAACGTCGACTACTACGTCTCCTTCGACAACGAGCAGGTCGGCCGGCTCCAGGCCCGCCACATCATCGAGAAGCTCGGCCTGGAGGACGGCAAGGGCCCGTTCAACATCGAACTGTTCGCCGGCTCTCCCGACGACAACAACACCAAGTTCTTCTTCGACGGCGCGATGCACCTGCTGCAGCCGTACCTGGACAACAAGCAGTTGGTCGTCCCGTCCGGCCAGACCGAGCTCGACCAGATCACCACTCTCCGCTGGGACGGGCCCACCGCGCAGAAGCGCATGACCGGGGTCCTCGCCGAGTCGTACGGGAGCAAGCAGGTCGACGCGGTCCTGTCGCCGTACGACGGCATCTCCATCGGCGTCCTGACCGCGCTGAAGGCGGTCGGCTACGGCACCGCCGGCAAGCCCCTCCCGGTCATCACCGGCCAGGACGCCGAACTGGCCTCGGTGAAGTCGATCATCGCGGGTGAGCAGTCGCAGACCGTCTTCAAGGACCTCCGCCAACTCGCCGAGGTCGCCGCGAACATGGCCGACGACATCCTCAACGGCGAGACACCGGAGCTGAACAACAGACGGGCGTACAAGAACGGCGTCAAGGCCGTGCCCGCCTACCTGCTGCAGCCGATCAGCGTCGACAAGAGCAACTACGAGTACGTCCTGGCCGCGAGCGACCTCTACACCGACGACGAGCTCAAGTAG
- a CDS encoding patatin-like phospholipase family protein, with product MTATSTPTTPSRTTPSRGLVLGCGGTLGAAWTTGALHSLQRATSWDPRDAEVLVGTSAGAEVAAMLGAGVGVEELLAAQLGRQDARPELRRHFAAPPRALPPRPAAFLGSPRLARHALGRTAPAPAGLSGLLPQGRGDARRLTTLADCLTPPGQWVRHPATWLVATDFDTGRRTVFGHSDTRPVALRDALRASWAVPGWFPPVRIGGRRYADGGILSTASADLLIPSGLDEVYVIAPMSSRSPGPRRGLGRAEALLRRVMTRTLDAECAALRAAGTRVVRIEPTAADLEVMGGNFMDPRRRLTVLETSLRTTRALVREAVRADATADADAGARTGA from the coding sequence GTGACCGCGACGAGCACACCAACGACCCCTTCTCGCACGACCCCCTCCCGGGGACTGGTCCTGGGCTGCGGCGGAACGCTCGGCGCGGCCTGGACGACCGGCGCCCTGCACTCGCTCCAGCGGGCCACGAGCTGGGACCCGCGCGACGCGGAGGTCCTGGTGGGCACCTCCGCCGGGGCCGAGGTGGCGGCGATGCTCGGTGCCGGTGTCGGCGTGGAGGAGCTGCTGGCCGCGCAGCTGGGCCGACAGGACGCCCGTCCGGAACTCCGCCGACACTTCGCCGCCCCGCCCCGGGCGCTTCCGCCCCGGCCCGCGGCCTTCCTCGGGTCGCCCCGGCTGGCACGCCACGCGCTGGGCCGCACCGCTCCCGCGCCGGCCGGGCTGTCCGGCCTACTGCCCCAGGGCCGCGGCGACGCCCGCCGGCTGACCACCCTCGCGGACTGTCTGACGCCTCCCGGACAGTGGGTCCGGCATCCGGCGACCTGGCTGGTGGCCACCGACTTCGACACGGGCCGCCGTACCGTCTTCGGGCACTCCGACACCCGGCCGGTCGCCCTGCGGGACGCGCTGCGGGCGTCCTGGGCGGTGCCGGGCTGGTTCCCGCCCGTACGCATCGGGGGCCGCCGCTACGCCGACGGCGGCATCCTCTCCACCGCGTCCGCCGACCTCCTGATCCCGAGCGGACTCGACGAGGTGTACGTCATCGCGCCGATGAGCTCCCGCTCCCCCGGACCGCGCCGGGGACTCGGCCGCGCGGAGGCGCTGCTGCGCCGCGTCATGACCCGCACGCTGGACGCGGAGTGCGCCGCGCTGCGCGCGGCTGGCACCCGGGTCGTCCGGATCGAGCCCACCGCCGCCGACCTGGAGGTGATGGGCGGCAACTTCATGGACCCCCGGCGCCGCCTGACGGTCCTGGAGACCTCCCTGCGCACGACACGCGCCCTCGTCCGCGAGGCCGTACGCGCCGACGCCACCGCCGACGCCGACGCCGGCGCCCGGACAGGAGCCTGA
- a CDS encoding DUF5990 family protein has translation MRIRIDAVDLPGLTRPASADGRVPGYGNLHVAVQRRDRPAELLEPQPGDAPSATWTLECTTSTSPTGIEVKGPYVQDRLGRRFVYLSWGTVDESGTFTMFRRAKLMLDRVPADVLAAAARDGLLVGRLGLTDAQGGPLCARVEPPHITWTAERVG, from the coding sequence ATGCGCATCCGCATCGACGCCGTCGACCTGCCCGGCCTCACCCGTCCCGCCTCCGCCGACGGCCGAGTCCCCGGGTACGGCAACCTCCACGTCGCCGTACAACGCCGCGACCGCCCGGCCGAACTCCTCGAACCACAGCCCGGCGACGCACCGTCCGCGACCTGGACCCTGGAGTGCACCACGAGCACCTCGCCGACCGGCATCGAGGTCAAGGGCCCCTACGTGCAGGACCGTCTGGGCCGGCGGTTCGTCTACCTGTCCTGGGGCACGGTCGACGAGTCGGGCACCTTCACGATGTTCCGCCGCGCCAAGCTCATGCTCGACCGCGTCCCCGCCGACGTACTCGCCGCCGCCGCACGCGACGGGCTGCTGGTCGGACGCCTCGGCCTGACCGACGCGCAGGGCGGGCCCCTGTGTGCCCGCGTCGAGCCCCCGCACATCACCTGGACCGCCGAGCGCGTCGGGTAG
- a CDS encoding cold-shock protein has translation MATGTVKWFNAEKGFGFIEQDGGGPDVFAHYSNIATQGFRELQEGQKVSFDIAQGQKGPTAENIVPA, from the coding sequence ATGGCTACTGGCACCGTGAAGTGGTTCAACGCGGAAAAGGGCTTCGGCTTCATCGAGCAGGACGGCGGCGGCCCCGACGTCTTCGCCCACTACTCGAACATCGCCACCCAGGGCTTCCGCGAGCTGCAGGAAGGCCAGAAGGTGTCCTTCGACATCGCGCAGGGCCAGAAGGGCCCGACGGCCGAGAACATCGTTCCCGCCTGA
- a CDS encoding DUF4287 domain-containing protein: MEKKYGRPIGEWTDLTRASPLTKHMELVSWLENEHGLGHGHANALVAHTLAEHAGG; the protein is encoded by the coding sequence ATCGAGAAGAAGTACGGCCGTCCGATAGGGGAGTGGACGGACCTGACCCGGGCCTCGCCCCTCACCAAGCACATGGAACTCGTCTCCTGGCTCGAGAACGAACACGGCCTCGGCCACGGCCACGCCAACGCGCTCGTGGCGCACACGCTCGCCGAACACGCCGGCGGGTGA
- a CDS encoding CPBP family intramembrane glutamic endopeptidase, which yields MTTHTTDGPHQFPGLPRYPAATPPAEPLPYHRLALATGDHRWWRPLLGTGVVLVGAVLVTVAVLVGSEIAGAVLDRPRDADGNLLWGGIGDTALALLSLALTIPVVALAARWVQGRPLGTVSSVAGALRWRRLGMCLAVALPVAAATLGISMLLPEPAGSSPEPTWAGLSPFLLGLAAVCMLVPFQAAAEEYVFRGWLAQAVGAWCRSPWIAVTPQAVLFAAAHGWGTPWGFADLVVFGLITGLLTIRTGGLEAAIALHVLNNLLPMGMLSAIAGGLETDETAADMNWMMLAVDVPLVSLYAAAVLWLSHRRDLRASTAPPRSAQAVSDGSGSRS from the coding sequence ATGACGACGCACACCACCGACGGGCCGCACCAGTTTCCGGGCCTACCCCGGTACCCGGCCGCCACACCGCCTGCGGAGCCGCTCCCGTACCACCGGCTGGCCCTGGCGACCGGCGATCACCGGTGGTGGCGACCGCTGCTGGGGACCGGCGTGGTGCTGGTCGGAGCGGTCCTCGTCACGGTGGCGGTGCTCGTCGGCAGCGAGATCGCCGGTGCGGTCCTCGACCGTCCCCGCGACGCCGACGGCAACCTTCTCTGGGGCGGCATCGGCGACACCGCCCTGGCGCTGCTGTCCCTCGCCCTCACCATTCCGGTGGTGGCGCTGGCCGCGCGATGGGTCCAGGGCCGCCCGCTGGGGACGGTCTCGTCGGTGGCGGGCGCGCTGCGGTGGCGTCGGCTGGGGATGTGCCTCGCGGTGGCCCTGCCCGTGGCCGCGGCCACCCTGGGCATCTCCATGCTTCTGCCCGAACCTGCGGGCAGCTCGCCGGAACCGACGTGGGCCGGCCTGTCGCCGTTCCTGCTCGGCCTCGCGGCCGTATGCATGCTGGTGCCGTTCCAGGCCGCGGCCGAGGAGTACGTGTTCCGCGGCTGGCTGGCGCAGGCCGTCGGAGCCTGGTGTCGCTCACCGTGGATCGCGGTCACACCTCAGGCGGTGCTCTTCGCCGCCGCGCACGGCTGGGGGACCCCGTGGGGGTTCGCCGACCTGGTGGTGTTCGGCCTCATCACGGGCCTGCTGACCATCCGCACGGGCGGACTCGAAGCGGCGATCGCACTGCACGTCCTCAACAACCTCCTCCCCATGGGCATGCTGTCGGCGATCGCAGGCGGCCTCGAAACCGACGAGACGGCCGCCGACATGAACTGGATGATGCTGGCCGTCGACGTCCCCCTGGTCTCCCTCTACGCGGCAGCCGTCCTGTGGCTGAGCCACCGCCGCGACCTCCGCGCATCGACCGCTCCTCCGCGTAGCGCCCAGGCCGTTTCTGACGGCTCTGGAAGCCGTTCGTGA
- a CDS encoding sugar ABC transporter substrate-binding protein — MGLGVGLSAVKRRSLSRAGAAAVVAVGLVLTGACGDSGGSEGGGGGGGDSLTVGVLLPGGGASRFGQFDRPLIEKKLKELCPDCPAANVAATAEPAVQRQQLDAMITQGVDVLIVAAVDAKALRSSVEAADRAGIPVVAYDRLAQGPISGYVTFDGETVGRLQGEALLKAMGDKADGGQIVMMNGATTDPNAGWYKRGALSVLEDKVRIGKSYDTVGWRPENAYVNMSGAISALGADNIDGVLAANDSLAGAVVSALNASAVRPLPPITGQDADLAAVQRIVQGSQYMTIYKPFKPAADAAVEMAVALGRDESVDSIATGTVDSPTDKDIPAVLLPSVSVTAGNIEETLVKDGMYTIDQICTPKLRPACDKAGLTP; from the coding sequence ATGGGTCTCGGTGTCGGCCTCTCGGCCGTGAAGCGAAGGTCCCTCAGCCGGGCGGGTGCGGCGGCCGTGGTCGCCGTCGGCCTGGTCCTGACCGGGGCGTGTGGCGACAGCGGGGGCAGCGAGGGCGGGGGCGGGGGCGGGGGTGACAGCCTCACCGTCGGCGTGCTGCTCCCGGGTGGCGGAGCCTCTCGCTTCGGACAGTTCGACCGGCCCCTGATCGAGAAGAAGCTGAAGGAGCTGTGCCCGGACTGCCCGGCGGCGAACGTCGCCGCCACGGCCGAGCCCGCGGTCCAGCGGCAGCAGCTCGACGCCATGATCACCCAGGGTGTGGACGTGCTGATCGTCGCCGCCGTCGACGCCAAGGCGCTGCGCTCGTCGGTCGAGGCCGCGGACCGGGCCGGTATCCCGGTCGTCGCCTATGACCGGCTCGCCCAGGGGCCCATCTCCGGTTACGTCACCTTCGACGGGGAGACCGTCGGCAGGCTGCAGGGCGAGGCGCTCCTCAAGGCCATGGGCGACAAGGCGGACGGCGGCCAGATCGTCATGATGAACGGCGCCACGACCGATCCCAACGCCGGCTGGTACAAGCGCGGCGCGCTCTCCGTCCTGGAGGACAAGGTGCGGATCGGCAAGTCGTACGACACCGTCGGATGGCGGCCGGAGAACGCCTACGTCAACATGAGCGGCGCCATCTCCGCCCTGGGCGCGGACAACATCGACGGGGTCCTGGCCGCCAACGACAGCCTCGCCGGCGCCGTGGTCTCCGCCCTCAACGCCAGCGCGGTGCGGCCGCTGCCCCCGATCACCGGACAGGACGCCGACCTCGCGGCCGTGCAGCGCATCGTCCAGGGCAGCCAGTACATGACCATCTACAAGCCGTTCAAGCCCGCGGCCGACGCCGCCGTCGAGATGGCGGTCGCCCTGGGGCGCGACGAGAGCGTCGACTCCATCGCCACCGGCACCGTCGACAGCCCCACCGACAAGGACATCCCGGCGGTCCTGCTCCCGTCGGTCTCGGTGACGGCCGGCAACATCGAGGAGACTCTGGTCAAGGACGGTATGTACACCATCGACCAGATCTGCACCCCGAAGCTCCGGCCCGCCTGCGACAAGGCCGGACTCACCCCATGA
- a CDS encoding MerR family transcriptional regulator, with translation MTADIPLSNRLDDDDYPAYTMGRAAEMLGATPAFLRAIGEARLITPLRSEGGHRRYSRYQLRIAARARELVDRGTPIDAACRIVILEDQLEEAQRINAEYRRRAGHEAPDSSVAGSG, from the coding sequence ATGACAGCAGATATCCCCCTCAGTAATCGTCTGGACGACGACGACTACCCCGCCTACACGATGGGGCGCGCCGCCGAGATGCTCGGCGCCACCCCGGCGTTCCTCCGAGCCATCGGTGAGGCTCGTCTGATCACTCCGCTGCGCTCGGAGGGCGGACACCGCCGGTACTCCCGCTACCAGCTGCGGATCGCCGCGCGCGCCCGCGAGCTCGTCGACAGGGGCACCCCGATCGATGCCGCCTGCCGCATCGTCATCCTTGAGGACCAGCTCGAGGAAGCTCAGCGCATCAACGCCGAGTACCGCCGCCGTGCCGGGCACGAGGCGCCCGACAGCTCCGTGGCCGGTTCCGGCTGA
- a CDS encoding TetR/AcrR family transcriptional regulator, with amino-acid sequence MARLSRVESQERTRERLVATARQLFLSHGYAATSLSDVAETAGYSKGAVYSNFRSKDHLCLAALDDIRAEQLALLTDAVMGEAALDDRLAAFAAWAEAHIGDEAWTTLEVEFLTSARHDDELRQEITARVAAVREALAQLLDALAQERGVPPAMPADRAAMALLSLGIGLGVQRVADPSVPTAVLTETLRLVLRMGAPEGRE; translated from the coding sequence ATGGCCCGCCTCAGCCGCGTCGAGAGTCAGGAACGCACGCGTGAGCGGCTCGTCGCCACCGCGCGACAGTTGTTCCTCTCCCACGGGTACGCCGCCACCTCGCTCAGCGACGTCGCGGAGACGGCCGGCTACTCCAAGGGCGCCGTCTACTCCAACTTCCGCAGCAAGGACCACCTGTGCCTTGCCGCGCTGGACGACATCCGGGCCGAACAGCTGGCGCTGCTCACGGACGCCGTCATGGGCGAGGCCGCCCTCGACGACCGCCTGGCGGCCTTCGCCGCGTGGGCCGAGGCGCACATCGGCGACGAGGCCTGGACCACGCTGGAGGTCGAGTTCCTCACCAGCGCGCGTCACGACGACGAGCTGCGGCAGGAGATCACCGCGCGCGTCGCCGCGGTCCGCGAGGCCCTGGCCCAGCTGCTCGACGCGCTCGCCCAGGAGCGGGGCGTCCCCCCGGCCATGCCCGCCGACCGGGCCGCGATGGCCCTCCTCAGCCTGGGCATCGGCCTCGGTGTCCAACGTGTCGCCGACCCCTCCGTCCCCACCGCCGTCCTGACCGAGACCCTGCGGCTCGTCCTGCGCATGGGCGCCCCGGAGGGCCGGGAGTGA
- a CDS encoding flavin-containing monooxygenase: MHQPESPDSPDSPKTPENPESPESPAGTVTRETRHVEALIIGSGLSGIGAAVKLREAGVRDLVLVEKADDLGGTWRDNTYPGCACDVPSALYSYSFAPNPEWTRAFAGQPEIHSYLRDTAAAYGITPLIRYGTEVTRAQWNPADARWHVETSRDHYTARFLIAAAGPWHEPLLPDIPGLADFPGEVFHSSRWRHDHDLTGARVAVVGSGASAVQFVPAVQPRVGRLHLFQRTAQWVLPKPDHPVPRAERRLLRSLPGAQRALRGAEYAALEALGVGFRHPALLRAVQKVGTLHLRATVKDPALRRALTPDYTLGCKRLLLSNTYYPALTRPNVTVHATAVRAVEGSRVIGEDGSRADVDTIILGTGFHILDMPIAQRVFDAGGAGLDDHWKGSPDAYLGTTVSGFPNAFVLLGPHLGTGHSSAYTVLEAQLDYVAGAVRHFRSAGWTSMDVRPEVQAAFHAEVQQALPSTVYNAGGCSSYYLDDNGVNSFSWPWSTGRMRRRLARFDPEAYAVTGAAG, encoded by the coding sequence ATGCACCAGCCCGAAAGTCCCGACAGCCCCGACAGCCCCAAGACGCCGGAGAACCCCGAGAGCCCCGAAAGCCCCGCCGGAACCGTCACCCGCGAGACCCGCCACGTCGAGGCGCTGATCATCGGCAGTGGTCTCTCCGGCATCGGAGCGGCCGTCAAGCTGCGCGAGGCGGGCGTACGTGACCTGGTCCTCGTCGAGAAGGCGGACGACCTGGGCGGCACCTGGCGCGACAACACCTACCCGGGCTGCGCCTGCGACGTGCCCTCCGCCCTGTACTCGTACTCCTTCGCGCCCAACCCGGAATGGACGCGGGCCTTCGCCGGCCAGCCCGAGATCCACTCCTACCTCCGCGACACGGCGGCCGCGTACGGCATCACCCCACTCATCCGCTACGGCACCGAGGTCACCCGGGCGCAGTGGAACCCCGCCGACGCCCGCTGGCACGTCGAGACCAGCCGCGACCACTACACGGCCCGGTTCCTGATAGCGGCGGCCGGGCCCTGGCACGAACCCCTGCTCCCCGACATACCCGGCCTCGCCGACTTCCCCGGCGAGGTCTTCCACTCCTCGCGCTGGCGCCACGACCACGACCTCACCGGCGCCCGTGTGGCCGTCGTCGGCAGCGGCGCCTCGGCCGTGCAGTTCGTGCCCGCCGTCCAGCCCCGCGTCGGCCGGCTCCACCTGTTCCAGCGCACCGCCCAGTGGGTGCTGCCCAAGCCCGACCACCCGGTACCGCGCGCCGAACGCCGGCTGCTGCGGAGTCTCCCCGGAGCCCAACGGGCGCTGCGGGGCGCGGAGTACGCGGCGCTGGAGGCCCTCGGCGTCGGCTTCCGCCACCCGGCCCTCCTGCGGGCGGTGCAGAAGGTGGGCACGCTGCACCTCCGGGCCACCGTCAAGGACCCGGCCCTGCGGCGGGCGCTGACCCCCGACTACACCCTGGGCTGCAAACGGCTCCTGCTCTCCAACACCTACTATCCCGCCCTGACCCGGCCCAACGTCACCGTGCACGCCACGGCGGTGAGGGCCGTCGAGGGCAGCCGCGTCATCGGCGAGGACGGCAGCCGCGCGGACGTCGACACGATCATCCTGGGCACCGGCTTCCACATCCTCGACATGCCCATCGCCCAGCGCGTGTTCGACGCAGGCGGTGCCGGCCTCGACGACCACTGGAAGGGCAGCCCCGACGCCTACCTCGGCACCACCGTCAGCGGCTTCCCCAACGCGTTCGTCCTTCTCGGACCGCACCTCGGCACCGGCCACTCCTCCGCGTACACGGTCCTCGAAGCACAACTGGACTACGTGGCGGGTGCGGTGCGCCACTTCCGCTCGGCGGGCTGGACCAGCATGGACGTACGTCCCGAGGTGCAGGCCGCCTTCCACGCCGAGGTCCAGCAGGCGCTGCCGTCCACCGTGTACAACGCGGGCGGCTGCTCCAGCTACTACCTCGACGACAACGGCGTCAACAGCTTCAGCTGGCCCTGGTCGACGGGCCGGATGCGCCGACGGCTGGCGCGGTTCGACCCCGAGGCCTATGCCGTGACGGGTGCCGCCGGCTGA
- a CDS encoding polysaccharide deacetylase family protein, whose product MQRRLVISAVTAALCGTTLAGTATSASAAPQAVDCRKVKCVALTFDDGPVKDTQRLLGILKDRDVRATFYAVGTNVQKNPSTVRAAALADHQIGNHSWDHADLTKLSATKIKSQFSRTDTVIKQATGKKPTTVRAPYGAHNAAVRSAAGRPLVHWSVDTLDWKYRDSARLVKYVNAETRPGDIVLMHDIHKTTVDAVPGIIKALKARGFHFVTVDQLFAPAKLPAGKVTYHNRAAYRP is encoded by the coding sequence ATGCAACGACGCCTCGTCATCTCGGCCGTCACCGCCGCGCTTTGCGGCACCACACTGGCCGGCACCGCCACGTCCGCCTCCGCCGCTCCCCAGGCCGTCGACTGCCGCAAGGTGAAGTGTGTCGCCCTCACCTTCGACGACGGGCCGGTCAAGGACACCCAGCGGCTGCTGGGCATACTGAAGGACCGTGACGTCAGAGCGACCTTCTACGCGGTCGGCACGAACGTCCAGAAGAACCCGTCGACGGTGCGCGCCGCGGCGCTCGCCGACCATCAGATAGGCAACCACAGCTGGGACCACGCCGATCTGACCAAGCTCAGCGCCACGAAGATCAAGTCACAGTTCTCCCGCACGGACACGGTGATCAAGCAGGCGACAGGCAAGAAGCCCACCACCGTCCGCGCCCCGTACGGCGCCCACAACGCGGCTGTCCGCTCGGCGGCCGGGCGTCCGCTGGTGCACTGGAGCGTCGACACCCTCGACTGGAAGTACCGAGACTCCGCGCGGCTCGTCAAGTACGTCAACGCGGAGACCAGGCCGGGCGACATCGTCCTCATGCACGACATACACAAGACGACGGTCGACGCGGTGCCTGGCATCATCAAGGCCCTCAAGGCCCGAGGCTTCCACTTCGTGACCGTCGACCAGCTCTTCGCCCCGGCCAAGCTGCCCGCCGGAAAGGTCACCTACCACAACCGCGCCGCCTACCGGCCGTGA
- a CDS encoding sugar ABC transporter permease produces MAVRWRGRRERGKGEETGSPQADGDRWYGERARAYAHAVRRRVHEAELGPAPALLALAVTWIVFQSLNENFLSPRNLSVLSVEIVGTGMVAVGVVFVLLIGEIDLSVGSLAGLSGAMFAALNVNHGMPEGLAVLVAVSCGAAAGAVHGFIFTRIGVPAFVVTLAGLLAWNGLMLYLLGPESSIGFSDDGLVAELTSRSFGSPAVTYGLAALGPAAYLLLCLRDRGRRAAAGMPYRARGGIWVRTALLAVVAFATVYVLDRFEGLPLALLIFLGVIVASDLFLRRTVYGRQVLALGSGVEAARRSGVDVARVRIAVFVVSGTLAAVGGLFVASRLTSATQVPGSGMLLINAIAAAVIGGTSLFGGRGSTWSALLGVLIIQSIASGMALLGVQPAVQFMITGGVLLVAVVFDSLARRAAESRGRA; encoded by the coding sequence GTGGCCGTGAGGTGGAGGGGGAGGAGAGAAAGGGGCAAGGGCGAGGAGACGGGGAGTCCGCAGGCGGACGGAGACCGGTGGTACGGCGAGCGTGCCCGCGCGTACGCCCATGCCGTGCGCCGCAGAGTGCACGAAGCCGAGCTGGGCCCGGCGCCGGCCCTCCTCGCTCTCGCCGTGACCTGGATCGTCTTCCAGAGCCTCAACGAGAACTTCCTCTCGCCGCGCAACCTGTCCGTCCTCAGCGTGGAGATCGTGGGGACCGGCATGGTCGCCGTCGGCGTCGTCTTCGTGCTGCTGATCGGCGAGATCGACCTGTCGGTGGGCTCGCTGGCCGGCCTCTCCGGCGCCATGTTCGCGGCGCTGAACGTGAACCACGGCATGCCGGAGGGGCTCGCCGTGCTCGTCGCGGTTTCCTGCGGCGCGGCGGCCGGAGCCGTCCACGGGTTCATCTTCACCCGGATCGGCGTGCCCGCGTTCGTCGTCACCCTCGCGGGTCTGCTGGCCTGGAACGGCCTGATGCTCTATCTGCTGGGGCCGGAGAGCTCCATCGGCTTCAGCGACGACGGGCTGGTCGCCGAGCTGACCAGCCGCTCCTTCGGCTCCCCCGCCGTCACCTACGGCCTGGCGGCGCTCGGCCCGGCCGCGTACCTCCTTCTGTGCCTCCGCGACCGAGGACGCCGCGCCGCCGCCGGGATGCCGTACCGGGCGAGGGGCGGCATCTGGGTGCGTACGGCCCTGCTCGCGGTGGTCGCCTTCGCCACGGTCTACGTACTGGACCGGTTCGAGGGGCTGCCGCTGGCGCTACTGATCTTCCTCGGCGTCATCGTCGCCTCGGACCTCTTCCTGCGCCGCACGGTGTACGGCCGGCAGGTCCTCGCGCTGGGCAGCGGTGTGGAGGCGGCCCGGCGGTCCGGCGTCGACGTGGCGCGCGTACGGATCGCGGTGTTCGTGGTGTCGGGGACCCTCGCCGCGGTCGGCGGTCTGTTCGTCGCGTCGCGGCTCACCTCGGCGACCCAGGTACCGGGCTCCGGGATGCTGCTGATCAACGCGATCGCCGCCGCCGTCATCGGGGGCACCAGCCTGTTCGGCGGCCGCGGCTCGACCTGGTCCGCGCTGCTGGGCGTGCTCATCATCCAGTCGATCGCCTCCGGCATGGCGCTGCTGGGGGTCCAGCCCGCGGTCCAGTTCATGATCACCGGTGGGGTGCTGCTCGTCGCGGTGGTCTTCGACTCACTGGCCCGCCGCGCGGCGGAGTCCCGGGGGCGGGCCTGA